In a genomic window of Pseudomonas oryzihabitans:
- a CDS encoding ABC transporter substrate-binding protein, with protein MATLVALFPLASSAQERVFDVVGPFEIGGLDPSISGFVFQRMQIAETLLDSDAQGNPVPGLAERWVASADGRTWRLAIRQGVKFHDGTELTAAGVARVLEVARSKPGVLKQAGMESITAEGNEVVIQLAKPFKPLLALLAHSSTNILALSSFDAEGKVQQIIGTGPYRVTLLEPPQRLAAERFDGYWGAKPEIVKTTYLAAGRGETRTLMAESGDAELVFQLDPPSIAKLTRSSNLKVLIEPVPRVVLLTPNSGAGATAPVEVRQALSLAIQREGIATAVLRAPGTGATQLFAKNVPAWHDAGLAPLAYDPAAARKLLAGQGWVPRTDGILEKDGKPLKLKLLTYSDRPELPLIATALQAQLKDVGIDVEVSVQNSSAIPAAHNDGSLQLALYGRNFALAPDPLVTLLNDFGNGGGEWGPLGWKNPAFDQALHALLNTDDPAEQQRQRHAAMAQVQNELPVIPVAWYRQTIAVSNAVDGAAIDPFERTFGLSKMRWVE; from the coding sequence TTGGCGACGCTGGTGGCTTTGTTTCCCTTGGCATCCTCGGCCCAAGAGCGGGTTTTCGATGTTGTCGGCCCCTTCGAGATCGGAGGGTTGGACCCGTCCATTTCAGGCTTCGTCTTCCAGCGCATGCAGATCGCCGAGACGCTTTTGGACAGCGATGCCCAAGGCAATCCGGTACCAGGCCTGGCAGAGCGCTGGGTCGCTTCGGCGGATGGCAGGACCTGGCGTCTGGCTATTCGCCAGGGGGTGAAATTCCATGACGGCACCGAGCTTACCGCCGCGGGCGTTGCTCGCGTACTCGAAGTGGCACGCAGCAAACCGGGGGTATTGAAGCAGGCGGGTATGGAATCGATCACCGCCGAGGGCAACGAGGTGGTGATCCAGCTTGCCAAGCCCTTCAAGCCGTTGTTGGCACTGCTGGCTCACTCCTCCACCAATATCCTGGCTCTCAGCTCCTTCGACGCCGAAGGCAAGGTGCAGCAGATCATCGGTACCGGTCCTTACCGGGTGACCTTGCTGGAGCCGCCCCAACGCCTCGCCGCCGAGCGATTCGATGGGTATTGGGGAGCCAAGCCAGAGATCGTCAAGACCACCTATCTGGCGGCAGGGCGCGGTGAGACACGCACCCTGATGGCGGAAAGCGGGGACGCGGAGTTGGTATTCCAGCTCGATCCGCCGAGCATCGCCAAGCTCACGCGTTCGAGCAACCTTAAGGTATTGATCGAGCCGGTTCCTCGGGTGGTACTACTGACCCCCAATTCCGGCGCAGGGGCTACCGCTCCGGTAGAGGTACGCCAGGCACTCAGCCTGGCCATACAGCGCGAAGGAATCGCGACCGCCGTACTTCGTGCGCCCGGTACCGGTGCAACCCAGCTGTTCGCCAAGAACGTGCCCGCCTGGCATGACGCTGGACTGGCCCCGCTCGCCTACGATCCCGCTGCCGCGCGCAAGCTGCTGGCCGGACAAGGCTGGGTGCCGCGGACCGATGGCATCCTGGAAAAGGATGGCAAACCGCTCAAGCTCAAGCTGCTGACCTATTCTGATCGTCCCGAGCTACCGCTGATCGCCACGGCGCTCCAAGCCCAGCTCAAGGATGTCGGGATCGATGTGGAGGTTTCGGTACAGAATTCCAGCGCCATCCCGGCAGCGCATAACGATGGGTCGCTCCAGCTTGCGCTCTATGGCCGTAACTTCGCTCTGGCGCCCGATCCGCTGGTTACCCTGCTCAATGATTTTGGCAACGGGGGCGGGGAGTGGGGACCGCTAGGCTGGAAGAATCCCGCTTTCGACCAGGCGCTGCATGCCTTGCTGAACACTGATGATCCGGCCGAACAGCAGCGGCAGCGCCACGCCGCCATGGCTCAGGTGCAGAATGAGCTGCCGGTGATCCCGGTGGCCTGGTATCGACAGACGATCGCCGTTTCGAACGCCGTCGACGGAGCGGCCATTGATCCCTTCGAGCGTACCTTCGGGCTGAGCAAGATGCGGTGGGTCGAATGA
- a CDS encoding ABC transporter permease — MSLDNSGVLAAPPARASARWLGMGLLTAMVAFAVLTPLLWSGDIARQDYLAILTAPSDAYPLGTDHLGRDMLARLSVAIRFSLGLAFISVCTAAIPGVLLGILAAWKGGAVDKLLGGVAELFLALPGLLLVLLIVAVFPGSFIALYSAVALVLWVEYFRMTRALSRTVLASPAVAASQLLGFGPVYIVRRHLWPQLAPVLLTIAAFGAASTIMAIAALGFVSIGVRPPTAELGLMITELLPYYAEAPFVIALPIIAIFLTVLSLMLITGGRKP; from the coding sequence ATGAGCCTGGACAATTCCGGCGTCCTCGCGGCGCCGCCTGCGCGCGCTTCGGCCCGCTGGTTGGGCATGGGATTGCTGACCGCTATGGTCGCCTTCGCCGTGCTCACGCCATTGCTGTGGTCGGGCGACATCGCCCGGCAGGACTATCTGGCGATCCTCACGGCGCCCAGCGATGCCTATCCCCTGGGCACCGACCACCTGGGGCGGGACATGCTGGCGCGGCTATCGGTCGCCATCCGCTTTTCCCTGGGGCTGGCCTTCATCAGCGTCTGCACCGCGGCCATTCCCGGTGTGCTGCTGGGTATCCTGGCCGCCTGGAAGGGCGGCGCGGTCGACAAGCTGCTGGGCGGAGTGGCTGAGCTGTTCCTGGCATTGCCGGGTCTGCTCCTGGTGCTATTGATCGTCGCGGTATTCCCGGGCTCTTTTATCGCGCTCTATAGCGCCGTCGCCCTGGTGTTGTGGGTGGAGTATTTCCGCATGACCCGCGCGCTTTCCCGCACGGTGCTGGCATCGCCGGCGGTAGCGGCCAGCCAACTGCTGGGCTTCGGCCCCGTCTATATCGTGCGGCGGCATCTTTGGCCGCAACTGGCTCCGGTGCTGTTGACCATCGCCGCCTTCGGTGCCGCCTCGACCATCATGGCCATCGCCGCGCTCGGCTTCGTGAGTATCGGAGTGCGGCCGCCCACCGCCGAGTTGGGGCTGATGATCACCGAGTTGCTGCCTTATTACGCCGAGGCGCCCTTCGTCATCGCCTTGCCGATCATCGCTATCTTTCTGACCGTGTTGTCACTGATGCTCATCACCGGAGGACGCAAGCCATGA
- a CDS encoding ABC transporter ATP-binding protein: protein MTSSLMTTALEIRSEQGQLVEPLSISLAPGQVLSIIGETGSGKSLFAQGLVGNLPAGLQAHGQIRLPDGFAEEGRQVGRRQQWGRGLAVLPQEPWLSLDPTMRALAQVTETYTQVGGLSGTQACEKAMAALARLGLAGAERKYPFQLSGGMAQRLAFAATHAGGAPVLIADEPTKGLDRDRIDEVIALLKAMLAEGGSLLIITHDLEVARRLGGEVMIMLKGRVIESGSAEQILGQPRHAYTRQLLAADPTRWPRRERRGEKGEPVVAVENLAVQRGGRQLFEALSFEVRPGEILGVTGPSGCGKSTLGDVILGLAAPSAGTMRRKPGLSRFAFQKLHQDPVAAFAPAATVRQLLADLVRLHRLDASRIGRLMQRLRLDERLLDRLPGNISGGELQRFSLLRVLLLEPALIFADEPSSRLDLITQREMIELLVEMAEEARTAILLVSHDEALVEAVADRRIHLADPAALTRNLPDLEPRPENLEEILTKTV from the coding sequence ATGACGTCATCGCTCATGACCACCGCCCTGGAAATCCGTAGCGAGCAGGGGCAACTGGTGGAACCGTTGTCCATCAGCCTGGCGCCAGGCCAGGTGTTGTCGATCATCGGGGAGACCGGCTCGGGCAAGAGCCTGTTCGCCCAGGGACTGGTCGGCAACCTGCCGGCCGGCCTACAGGCCCATGGCCAGATTCGTTTGCCGGATGGCTTCGCCGAAGAGGGCCGCCAGGTCGGGCGCCGCCAGCAGTGGGGCAGGGGACTTGCCGTGTTACCGCAGGAGCCTTGGCTGAGCCTGGACCCGACCATGAGGGCGCTGGCCCAGGTGACGGAGACCTATACCCAGGTAGGCGGCCTTTCGGGCACCCAGGCCTGTGAAAAGGCCATGGCGGCTCTGGCGCGCCTGGGGCTGGCAGGGGCCGAGCGCAAGTATCCATTCCAACTGTCGGGCGGCATGGCGCAGCGGCTGGCGTTCGCCGCCACCCATGCAGGCGGTGCGCCGGTATTGATCGCCGATGAGCCCACCAAGGGGCTGGATCGTGACCGGATCGACGAGGTCATCGCACTACTCAAGGCCATGCTGGCCGAAGGTGGCAGCCTGCTCATCATCACCCACGATCTCGAAGTCGCGCGTCGTCTGGGCGGTGAGGTGATGATCATGCTCAAGGGGCGGGTGATCGAGTCCGGTAGCGCCGAGCAGATCCTCGGTCAACCACGGCATGCCTATACCCGTCAGTTGCTGGCAGCCGATCCGACTCGTTGGCCGCGTCGGGAGCGTCGCGGCGAGAAAGGTGAGCCCGTTGTGGCGGTCGAGAACCTGGCCGTCCAGCGGGGCGGTCGGCAACTCTTCGAGGCGCTGTCCTTCGAGGTCCGGCCAGGCGAAATCCTGGGCGTGACCGGTCCATCCGGCTGCGGCAAGTCGACTCTGGGAGACGTTATCCTAGGGCTCGCCGCGCCTAGTGCGGGCACCATGAGACGCAAGCCGGGGCTCAGTCGTTTCGCCTTCCAGAAGCTGCACCAGGATCCGGTGGCTGCCTTCGCCCCAGCGGCTACAGTCCGTCAGTTGCTGGCCGATCTGGTCCGGTTGCATCGTCTGGATGCGTCCCGCATCGGTCGGCTGATGCAGCGTTTGAGGCTCGACGAGCGCCTGTTGGATCGGCTGCCGGGCAACATCTCCGGGGGCGAGCTGCAGCGCTTTTCGTTGCTGCGCGTGCTTCTCCTGGAGCCCGCGCTGATCTTCGCGGACGAACCCAGCTCACGACTCGATCTCATCACCCAACGGGAAATGATCGAGTTACTAGTGGAAATGGCCGAGGAAGCACGAACCGCCATCCTGCTGGTGAGTCATGACGAAGCTCTGGTCGAGGCTGTGGCCGATCGGCGCATCCATCTGGCAGACCCGGCGGCGCTCACGCGGAATCTGCCAGATCTGGAGCCTCGTCCTGAGAACCTGGAAGAGATCCTAACCAAGACTGTCTAA
- a CDS encoding ABC transporter permease — MTRLLSFRLLQAVMVALLVGALTFLFMSLLPGDAAYRIAAGRYGYDMVDTAAAEAVRAELNLDQPLLWRFLAWIGDLLTLDLGHSLVSGKPVMAVVAHELGSSIRLAIGAVCVSLLLGPPLGVLAGLRPGSLLDRTLLVLTTAVRALPQFVLGVIFVLLFAISWKLFPAAGHGTFWHSVLPTLTLALGLAAVSSRVARDATVEVAASAYYAFGKLKGLRGASVFLRHGLRNIGVPVVTYLGVQLVYLIEGVVVVETLFAWPGIGHGLVHAIVQRDVPMVQGTALAMGLLFVILNTCVDVANHLIDPRGRNS; from the coding sequence ATGACGCGGCTGTTGAGCTTCCGTCTATTGCAGGCGGTCATGGTAGCGCTGCTGGTAGGCGCCCTCACGTTTCTCTTCATGAGCCTGCTGCCTGGTGATGCCGCGTACCGCATCGCCGCCGGGCGCTATGGCTACGATATGGTGGATACGGCAGCCGCCGAAGCGGTGCGGGCGGAGCTGAATCTCGATCAACCGCTGCTGTGGCGTTTCCTCGCCTGGATCGGTGATCTGCTGACGCTGGACCTGGGCCACTCACTGGTCTCCGGTAAACCCGTCATGGCGGTCGTCGCCCATGAACTGGGCAGTTCCATTCGGCTGGCGATCGGTGCCGTATGTGTGTCGCTGCTGCTTGGTCCGCCGCTGGGCGTGCTGGCCGGTCTGCGTCCGGGCAGTCTGCTGGACCGGACCCTGCTGGTTCTGACCACTGCCGTGCGCGCCTTGCCCCAGTTCGTGCTGGGGGTGATCTTCGTACTGCTGTTTGCCATCTCCTGGAAGCTGTTTCCGGCGGCTGGGCACGGTACCTTCTGGCACAGCGTACTGCCGACCCTTACCCTCGCGCTGGGCCTTGCGGCGGTGTCGTCGCGGGTGGCCCGGGATGCCACCGTCGAGGTGGCCGCCTCGGCCTACTATGCCTTCGGCAAGTTGAAGGGGTTGCGGGGTGCCAGCGTCTTCCTGCGCCATGGCCTGCGCAACATCGGCGTTCCCGTGGTGACCTACCTGGGCGTACAGCTGGTGTATCTCATCGAGGGCGTGGTGGTGGTGGAGACGCTCTTCGCCTGGCCGGGGATCGGTCATGGGCTGGTCCACGCCATCGTCCAGCGCGACGTGCCCATGGTGCAGGGCACGGCCCTGGCAATGGGGCTGCTGTTCGTGATCCTCAATACCTGCGTCGATGTCGCCAATCACCTGATCGATCCACGCGGGAGAAACTCATGA